A stretch of the Papaver somniferum cultivar HN1 chromosome 6, ASM357369v1, whole genome shotgun sequence genome encodes the following:
- the LOC113291085 gene encoding receptor like protein 29-like, whose translation MPPPLPLTTIQMIPLLIFLFSLPCFLSNGVHHPTKKQNPINKNSTVETNMDPLEQETLFKIMESMSSDRNWRVSNPYPCKPGSSWPGLECKTNNRDTHFHVIRLDFGSPPNPTCKKTATFPPQIFNLPYLESAFFFHCFTLTKTTLKIISTSSSTLQQLSLRSNQALVGPIPPQISSLKSLEILTLSQNQLQGKIPVEIFSLQSLIHLDLSYNSLVGTIPNQMGNLKNLLGLDLSYNSLCGSIPPTIGNLGLLQKLDLSSNALTGIVPETIEKLKLLALLALSNNRLKGKSFPQGITKLVSLQYLLIDGNSMFMSSLPNELGNLVKLQELRLGNSGYSGTIPTSLSHLTNLTTLSLENNRLTGEIPAGLSNLSHIYHLNLSRNMLSGVVPFNVGFLKRLGRNLDLSGNPKLCLNASSQIQQPPFNKKSDAAASPSRGFSRLFSFITLLGIFRGLF comes from the coding sequence ATGCCTCCACCACTCCCACTTACTACTATTCAGATGATTCCTCTACTCATCTTCTTATTCTCTTTACCTTGTTTTCTGTCTAATGGGGTTCATCATCCAACAAAGAAACAGAACCCAATTAACAAAAACAGTACTGTTGAAACAAACATGGACCCATTAGAACAAGAAACTCTGTTTAAAATCATGGAATCCATGTCTTCCGATAGGAACTGGAGAGTTTCTAATCCATATCCATGCAAACCAGGTTCTTCATGGCCTGGCTTAGAATGCAAAACTAATAACAGAGACACTCATTTCCATGTGATTAGACTTGATTTTGGTTCTCCACCCAATCCAACTTGCAAAAAAACAGCTACATTTCCTCCTCAAATCTTCAATCTTCCTTACCTTGAATCagctttcttcttccattgcttcaCTCTCACTAAAACAACTCTGAAAATCATCTCCACTTCTTCCTCAACACTTCAACAGTTGAGTCTAAGATCAAACCAAGCTTTGGTAGGTCCAATTCCACCACAAATCTCTTCACTaaaatctcttgaaatccttACGTTGTCACAGAACCAACTACAAGGAAAAATCCCAGTGGAAATCTTTAGTTTACAATCTCTTATACACCTTGATTTAAGCTATAATTCTCTGGTTGGAACTATTCCTAACCAAATGGGTAATCTTAAAAACCTTCTAGGACTTGATTTGAGTTATAATTCACTTTGTGGTTCAATCCCACCAACAATTGGAAACCTGGGTCTACTTCAAAAACTCGATTTGAGCTCGAATGCACTCACCGGAATCGTCCCGGAAACTATAGAGAAGCTCAAGTTGTTGGCACTTCTGGCACTTAGTAATAACAGACTCAAAGGGAAATCCTTCCCACAAGGAATAACAAAGCTAGTGAGCTTACAGTACTTGTTAATCGATGGTAACTCAATGTTCATGTCATCGTTGCCAAATGAGCTTGGGAATTTAGTCAAGCTACAAGAACTTAGACTTGGTAATTCTGGTTATTCAGGAACAATTCCGACGAGTTTATCTCATCTTACGAATCTTACTACATTATCACTTGAAAACAACAGATTAACCGGTGAGATTCCGGCTGGTTTGAGTAATCTGTCTCATATATATCATTTGAATTTGAGCAGGAATATGTTAAGTGGTGTCGTTCCTTTTAATGTTGGTTTCTTGAAGAGATTAGGAAGAAATCTTGATCTAAGTGGAAACCCAAAACTTTGTTTAAATGCCTCCTCTCAAATTCAACAACCGCCATTCAACAAAAAATCTGATGCAGCAGCTTCTCCATCACGTGGATTCTCCCGTTTATTTAGTTTTATTACTCTTTTGGGAATTTTCCGAGGATTATTTTAG